The Streptomyces avermitilis MA-4680 = NBRC 14893 genome contains a region encoding:
- a CDS encoding isochorismatase family protein: MRRALIVVDVQNDFCEGGSLAVAGGADVAAAITELIGQAPAGYRHVVATRDHHVAPGGHFADNPDFVHSWPAHCVAGTEGVGFHPNFAPAVASGAIDAVFDKGAYAAAYSGFEGVDENGVSLGDWLRAREIGEVDVVGIATDHCVRATALDAAREGFRTQVLLDLTAGVAEESTERALEELRSAGVELSGKPVV, encoded by the coding sequence ATGCGCCGCGCCTTGATCGTCGTAGACGTGCAGAACGACTTCTGTGAGGGGGGCAGCCTCGCGGTGGCCGGAGGTGCCGATGTGGCTGCCGCGATCACCGAGCTGATTGGGCAGGCGCCCGCCGGGTACCGCCATGTCGTCGCCACCCGCGACCACCACGTCGCGCCCGGCGGCCACTTCGCCGACAACCCCGACTTCGTCCACTCCTGGCCCGCGCACTGTGTGGCGGGCACGGAGGGGGTCGGCTTCCACCCGAACTTCGCACCCGCCGTCGCCTCCGGCGCGATCGACGCCGTGTTCGACAAGGGCGCGTACGCGGCGGCGTACAGCGGGTTCGAGGGCGTCGACGAGAACGGGGTGTCGCTGGGCGACTGGCTGCGGGCCCGGGAGATCGGCGAGGTGGACGTGGTGGGGATCGCCACGGACCACTGCGTGCGCGCTACCGCGCTGGACGCCGCGAGAGAGGGGTTCCGCACCCAGGTGCTGCTGGACCTCACGGCCGGCGTGGCCGAGGAATCCACGGAGCGGGCACTGGAGGAACTGCGCTCGGCGGGCGTGGAACTCTCGGGCAAGCCGGTGGTGTAG
- a CDS encoding immune inhibitor A domain-containing protein, with product MTSRPWTFRATAIGVALAAATATFSTFAVAQADDAKATTSVDRRDPQPAKTKVDHDLDGPLSKTRAAQRQEALNQVISGDAKVQNRGGSQVVKLKSKKGDSKYVELGREQTDQIFTVLVEFGDKIDSTYGGTAGPLHNKIAAPDRKKDNSTAWQADYNQKHFQDLYFGTGKKTESLKKYYEKQSSGRYSVNGKVSDWVKVPYNEARYGSNKCDTCAWNAVADGVTAWVAAQKAAGKSDAAIKATLAQYDQWDRYDFDGDGNFNEPDGYIDHFQIVHAGEDESAGGGAQGEDAIWAHRWYAFGTDAGATGPAGNKLGGTQIGDSGIWVGDYTIQPENGGLGVYAHEYGHDLGLPDEYDTSGGGENGTGFWTLMSAGSWLGTGKNAIGDLPGDMGAWDKLQLGWLNYAKAKAATKSTHKLGVAEYNTRNKQALVVSLPDKAVKTEVVAPAQGATQWWSGSGNNLKNTLTRSVDLTGKSKATLDLDGWWDIESGYDYLYAEASTDGGANWTALDGTANGTAIPRDGSDKPALTGSTDAYKKLSYSLDAYAGQKVDVRFRYQTDGGAAQKGFAADEISVTADGTALFSDNAETADAAWTASGFSRIGASFTKDYAQYYLAENRQYVSYDKTLKVGPYNFGFSTTRPDWVEHYPYQNGLLVWLWDTSQADDNTSVHPGQGLILPVDAHAKALKWANGTVLRNKIQAFDSTFSTYKTDAFTLHNADVALKIKSHKGVPAFDDRKGSYYDAANPFGSVKVTDTNTKIKIVKEPKDGSTITVQVGKSTK from the coding sequence GTGACCAGCAGACCCTGGACGTTCAGAGCGACCGCGATCGGTGTCGCACTCGCGGCGGCCACCGCCACGTTCTCGACGTTCGCCGTGGCTCAGGCCGACGACGCCAAAGCCACGACCAGCGTGGACCGGCGCGACCCGCAGCCGGCCAAGACCAAGGTCGACCACGACCTCGACGGCCCGCTGAGCAAGACCCGGGCGGCCCAGCGCCAAGAGGCTCTGAACCAGGTCATATCCGGCGACGCCAAGGTGCAGAACCGCGGCGGCTCGCAGGTCGTGAAGCTCAAGAGCAAGAAGGGCGACAGCAAGTACGTCGAGCTGGGCCGGGAGCAGACGGACCAGATCTTCACCGTCCTGGTCGAGTTCGGCGACAAGATCGACAGCACGTACGGCGGCACCGCCGGCCCGCTGCACAACAAGATCGCCGCGCCCGACCGCAAGAAGGACAACAGCACGGCCTGGCAGGCGGACTACAACCAGAAGCACTTCCAGGACCTCTACTTCGGCACCGGCAAGAAGACCGAGTCGCTGAAGAAGTACTACGAGAAGCAGTCCTCGGGCCGCTACTCGGTCAACGGCAAGGTCAGCGACTGGGTCAAGGTCCCCTACAACGAGGCCCGTTACGGCTCCAACAAGTGCGACACCTGCGCGTGGAACGCCGTCGCCGACGGTGTCACCGCCTGGGTCGCCGCCCAGAAGGCGGCCGGCAAGTCCGACGCGGCCATCAAGGCGACCCTGGCGCAGTACGACCAGTGGGACCGCTACGACTTCGACGGCGACGGCAACTTCAACGAGCCCGACGGCTACATCGACCACTTCCAGATCGTGCACGCCGGCGAGGACGAGTCCGCGGGCGGCGGCGCCCAGGGCGAGGACGCGATCTGGGCCCACCGCTGGTACGCGTTCGGCACCGACGCGGGCGCCACGGGCCCGGCCGGAAACAAGCTCGGTGGCACGCAGATCGGCGACAGCGGCATCTGGGTCGGCGACTACACCATCCAGCCGGAGAACGGCGGACTCGGCGTCTACGCCCACGAGTACGGCCACGACCTGGGCCTGCCGGACGAGTACGACACCTCCGGTGGCGGCGAGAACGGCACCGGCTTCTGGACGCTGATGTCGGCCGGCTCCTGGCTCGGCACCGGCAAGAACGCCATCGGCGACCTGCCCGGTGACATGGGCGCCTGGGACAAGCTCCAGCTGGGCTGGCTGAACTACGCCAAGGCGAAGGCGGCGACGAAGTCGACGCACAAGCTGGGTGTCGCCGAGTACAACACCAGGAACAAGCAGGCGCTGGTGGTCTCGCTGCCCGACAAGGCGGTCAAGACCGAGGTCGTCGCCCCGGCGCAGGGCGCCACCCAGTGGTGGAGCGGCAGCGGCAACAACCTCAAGAACACGCTGACCCGTTCGGTCGACCTGACCGGCAAGTCGAAGGCCACGCTGGACCTCGACGGCTGGTGGGACATCGAGAGCGGCTACGACTACCTCTACGCCGAGGCGTCCACCGACGGCGGCGCCAACTGGACCGCGCTCGACGGCACGGCGAACGGCACCGCCATCCCGCGTGACGGCAGCGACAAGCCCGCCCTCACCGGTTCGACCGACGCGTACAAGAAGCTGTCGTACTCGCTGGACGCCTACGCGGGCCAGAAGGTCGACGTCCGTTTCCGCTACCAGACGGACGGCGGCGCGGCGCAGAAGGGCTTCGCCGCCGACGAGATCTCCGTGACCGCCGACGGCACGGCTCTCTTCTCCGACAACGCGGAGACCGCGGACGCGGCGTGGACGGCCTCCGGCTTCTCCCGCATCGGCGCGTCCTTCACGAAGGACTACGCGCAGTACTACCTCGCCGAGAACCGCCAGTACGTCTCGTACGACAAGACCCTCAAGGTCGGCCCGTACAACTTCGGCTTCTCGACGACGCGTCCGGACTGGGTCGAGCACTACCCGTACCAGAACGGTCTGCTGGTCTGGCTGTGGGACACCTCGCAGGCGGACGACAACACCAGCGTCCACCCGGGTCAGGGTCTGATCCTGCCGGTCGACGCGCACGCCAAGGCGCTGAAGTGGGCCAACGGCACGGTCCTGCGGAACAAGATCCAGGCCTTCGACTCGACCTTCAGCACGTACAAGACCGACGCGTTCACGCTCCACAACGCCGACGTCGCGCTGAAGATCAAGTCGCACAAGGGCGTGCCGGCCTTCGACGACCGGAAGGGCTCGTACTACGACGCGGCGAACCCGTTCGGCAGCGTCAAGGTCACTGACACCAACACCAAGATCAAGATTGTGAAGGAGCCGAAGGATGGCTCGACGATCACGGTCCAGGTGGGCAAGTCGACGAAGTAA
- the clpS gene encoding ATP-dependent Clp protease adapter ClpS: protein MGRVTAPAPLEIEKTESAEEVFAVPEPDVPWVTIVHNDPVNLMSYVTYVFQTYFGYSKDKATKLMLDVHHKGRAVVSSGTREEMERDVQAMHGYGLWATLQQDRK from the coding sequence ATGGGCCGTGTGACGGCTCCCGCACCCCTAGAGATCGAAAAGACCGAGTCGGCAGAGGAGGTCTTCGCCGTACCTGAGCCGGATGTCCCCTGGGTGACGATCGTCCACAACGACCCCGTCAACCTCATGAGCTATGTGACGTATGTCTTCCAGACGTACTTCGGCTACTCCAAGGACAAGGCCACCAAGCTCATGCTCGACGTCCACCACAAGGGCCGCGCGGTCGTGTCCAGCGGGACGCGTGAGGAGATGGAGCGCGACGTGCAGGCGATGCACGGCTACGGTCTGTGGGCCACCCTTCAGCAGGACCGGAAGTAG
- a CDS encoding PLP-dependent cysteine synthase family protein: protein MRYDSPLAAVGNTPLVRLPRLSPSEDVRIWAKLEDRNPTGSVKDRPALHMIEQAEKDGRLTPGCTILEPTSGNTGISLAMAAKLKGYRIVCVMPENTSQERRDLLGMWGAEIVSSPAAGGSNTAVRVAKELAAEHPDWVMLYQYGNPDNAGAHYATTGPEILADLPSVTHFVAGLGTTGTLMGVGRYLREQKPDIKIVAAEPRYDDLVYGLRNLDEGFVPELYDASVLTTRFSVGSADAVTRTRELLQQEGIFAGVSTGAALHAAIGVGNKAVKAGETADIVFVVADGGWKYLSTGVYTAATTEEAIATLQGQLWA from the coding sequence ATGCGCTACGACTCCCCGCTCGCCGCGGTGGGCAACACCCCTCTGGTGCGCCTGCCGCGGCTCTCGCCGTCCGAGGACGTGCGGATCTGGGCCAAGCTGGAGGACCGCAACCCGACGGGCTCGGTCAAGGACCGCCCCGCGCTCCACATGATCGAACAGGCCGAGAAGGACGGGCGGCTGACACCGGGCTGCACGATCCTGGAGCCGACGAGCGGCAACACGGGCATCTCGCTCGCCATGGCGGCCAAGCTCAAGGGCTACCGCATCGTGTGCGTGATGCCGGAGAACACCTCGCAGGAGCGCCGTGACCTGCTGGGCATGTGGGGCGCCGAGATCGTCTCCAGCCCGGCGGCCGGCGGCTCCAACACGGCGGTCCGTGTCGCCAAGGAACTGGCGGCCGAGCACCCGGACTGGGTGATGCTCTACCAGTACGGCAACCCGGACAACGCGGGCGCGCACTACGCGACCACCGGGCCCGAGATCCTCGCCGACCTGCCCTCCGTCACCCACTTCGTCGCCGGCCTCGGCACCACCGGCACGCTGATGGGCGTGGGCCGTTACCTGCGCGAGCAGAAGCCGGACATCAAGATCGTCGCCGCCGAGCCGCGCTACGACGACCTGGTGTACGGCCTGCGGAACCTGGACGAGGGCTTCGTCCCCGAGCTGTACGACGCGTCGGTGCTGACCACCCGCTTCTCCGTCGGCTCCGCGGACGCGGTGACCCGCACCCGGGAGCTGCTCCAGCAGGAGGGCATCTTCGCGGGCGTCTCCACGGGCGCGGCGCTGCACGCGGCGATCGGCGTGGGCAACAAGGCGGTCAAGGCGGGGGAGACGGCGGACATCGTCTTCGTGGTCGCGGACGGCGGCTGGAAGTACCTGTCGACGGGCGTCTACACCGCGGCCACGACAGAAGAGGCGATCGCGACGCTTCAGGGACAACTCTGGGCGTGA
- a CDS encoding DUF2017 domain-containing protein produces MPGHFEPLPGGGAAVALDEVEISIIRSLAVQLLELIGPGPAEDAAADPLAELFAEGPSEPPSDPVLQRLFPDAYGGPGGEGGSPEEAEEQRAHSSEFRRFTENDLRAGKRENALVVIRTLDGMTVAGEGGAVLKLSPEESRQWLGSLNDLRLAIGSRLDVVDEEDTDLLYRLPDEDPRKPMVMAYLWLGGLQETLIETLMS; encoded by the coding sequence ATGCCAGGACACTTCGAACCGCTCCCCGGCGGCGGCGCGGCCGTCGCACTCGACGAGGTCGAGATCTCCATCATCCGCTCGCTCGCGGTCCAGCTCCTGGAGCTGATCGGCCCGGGCCCCGCGGAGGACGCCGCCGCCGACCCGCTCGCCGAACTGTTCGCCGAGGGGCCGAGCGAGCCGCCCTCCGACCCCGTCCTCCAGCGCCTCTTCCCGGACGCCTACGGCGGCCCCGGCGGCGAGGGAGGCTCGCCCGAGGAGGCCGAGGAGCAGCGTGCGCACTCCTCGGAGTTCCGCCGCTTCACGGAGAACGACCTGCGCGCAGGCAAGCGCGAGAACGCCCTCGTGGTGATCCGCACCCTGGACGGGATGACGGTCGCGGGGGAGGGCGGCGCGGTCCTCAAGCTGTCGCCGGAGGAGTCCCGGCAGTGGCTGGGCTCGCTCAACGACCTGCGGCTGGCGATCGGCTCCCGGCTCGACGTCGTCGACGAGGAGGACACCGACCTCCTCTACCGGCTGCCGGACGAGGACCCGCGCAAGCCGATGGTGATGGCGTATCTCTGGCTCGGCGGGTTGCAGGAGACCCTGATCGAGACCCTTATGTCCTGA
- a CDS encoding type II toxin-antitoxin system PemK/MazF family toxin, translating into MDTSWWLALAAVVLLALVATLVDGWGRRGRRPSGRTRPPGHPGAPGRPQPAEIWWANVPYEEGAGVKDRPCLVLAVRGGRATVAKITSKYHDERAGVIPLPPGAVGDAHGRASFLETDELRDVPLREFRRRVGVVDPVLWDQVRYLAG; encoded by the coding sequence ATGGACACGTCATGGTGGCTGGCGCTGGCGGCGGTGGTGCTGCTCGCGCTCGTCGCGACGCTCGTCGACGGCTGGGGGCGCCGCGGGCGCAGGCCGTCCGGGCGTACGCGTCCGCCGGGGCATCCGGGCGCGCCCGGGCGGCCGCAGCCCGCCGAGATCTGGTGGGCGAACGTGCCCTACGAGGAAGGGGCCGGCGTCAAGGACCGGCCCTGTCTGGTGCTGGCGGTGCGGGGCGGCCGGGCGACGGTCGCGAAGATCACCAGCAAGTACCACGACGAGCGGGCGGGCGTGATCCCGCTGCCACCGGGGGCCGTGGGCGACGCCCATGGGAGGGCGAGCTTCCTGGAGACGGACGAGCTGCGGGACGTTCCGCTGCGGGAGTTCCGCCGGCGGGTGGGGGTGGTGGATCCGGTGCTGTGGGATCAGGTGCGGTATTTGGCGGGGTGA
- a CDS encoding Mov34/MPN/PAD-1 family protein, protein MLTITQALVDQIVAHARQDHPDEACGVVAGPEGSGRPERFIPMLNAARSPTFYEFDSGDLLKLYREMDDRDEEPVIIYHSHTATEAYPSRTDISYANEPGAHYVLVSTADADDAGPFQFRSFQIVAGEVTEEEVKVVEAY, encoded by the coding sequence ATGCTGACCATCACCCAGGCCCTCGTCGACCAGATCGTCGCGCACGCGCGCCAGGACCACCCCGACGAGGCGTGCGGCGTCGTCGCGGGCCCGGAGGGCTCCGGCCGCCCCGAGCGCTTCATCCCCATGCTCAACGCGGCCCGCTCGCCCACGTTCTACGAGTTCGACTCGGGCGACCTGCTCAAGCTCTACCGCGAGATGGACGACCGCGACGAGGAGCCGGTGATCATCTACCACTCCCACACCGCGACCGAGGCGTACCCGTCCCGCACCGACATCTCGTACGCGAACGAGCCGGGCGCCCACTACGTCCTCGTCTCGACGGCGGACGCGGACGACGCGGGGCCGTTCCAGTTCCGCTCGTTCCAGATCGTGGCGGGCGAGGTGACGGAGGAGGAGGTCAAGGTCGTCGAGGCCTACTGA
- a CDS encoding putative leader peptide → MVFHDVSEKAPGTLLVARLHVDLCRLNSALCRR, encoded by the coding sequence ATGGTTTTCCACGACGTGAGCGAGAAGGCGCCGGGCACGCTGCTCGTGGCGCGGCTGCACGTCGACCTGTGCAGGCTGAACAGCGCCCTCTGTAGGCGCTGA
- a CDS encoding amino acid permease yields MTSSQVDKQYDGNGAVGGDAPEEGYERGLGSRQVQMIAIGGAIGVGLFLGAGANIAKAGPSLILMYALAGVIIFFIMRALGELLLYRPVSGSFAEYSREFLGPFFGYFTGWTYWLMWVVTGMAELTAAAIYVHYWFPAVPQWVTALVFLVVLFVANLISVKLFGEIEFWFSMVKVTALIGMIVIGLGVLTFGFSSAGDTASVANLWQFDGFFPKGIGSSLMTLQGVMFAYLAVELVGVTAGESEDPEKTLPKAINTLPWRIALFYVGALTVILCVVKWTEFAPGVSPFVKAFAMIGIPAGAGIVNFVVLTAALSSCNSGMYSTGRMLRTLADNGEAPRVFSKLSASKTPAFGITISVLFMGIGVILNYVVPEKAFGYVTSVATAAGIWTWLMILVSHVLYRRAVDAGRLPASSFPAPGGAKCSWVAIVFLLFVTGLIAYDADSRVCLYVMAVWAAALAIGWYVLKARNPQVAERHEPKFEKVG; encoded by the coding sequence ATGACCTCATCGCAGGTCGACAAGCAGTACGACGGCAATGGGGCCGTGGGCGGCGACGCCCCCGAAGAGGGGTACGAGCGCGGGCTCGGCAGCCGCCAGGTCCAGATGATCGCGATCGGCGGCGCCATCGGCGTCGGCCTGTTCCTGGGCGCCGGGGCGAACATCGCCAAGGCCGGGCCCAGCCTGATCCTCATGTACGCCCTCGCGGGCGTGATCATCTTCTTCATCATGCGGGCGCTCGGCGAGCTGCTCCTGTACCGCCCGGTGTCGGGTTCCTTCGCGGAGTACTCCCGCGAGTTCCTCGGCCCGTTCTTCGGCTACTTCACCGGCTGGACGTACTGGCTGATGTGGGTGGTGACCGGCATGGCGGAACTGACCGCCGCCGCGATCTACGTCCACTACTGGTTCCCGGCCGTCCCACAGTGGGTGACGGCCCTGGTCTTCCTGGTCGTCCTGTTCGTGGCCAACCTGATCTCGGTGAAGCTCTTCGGCGAGATCGAGTTCTGGTTCTCGATGGTCAAGGTCACCGCGCTCATCGGCATGATCGTGATCGGCCTCGGTGTGCTCACCTTCGGCTTCAGCTCGGCCGGTGACACCGCCTCCGTCGCCAACCTCTGGCAGTTCGACGGCTTCTTCCCCAAGGGCATCGGCTCGTCCCTGATGACCCTCCAGGGCGTCATGTTCGCCTACCTGGCCGTCGAGCTGGTCGGTGTGACGGCGGGCGAGTCCGAGGACCCGGAGAAGACCCTCCCGAAGGCGATCAACACCCTGCCCTGGCGCATCGCCCTCTTCTACGTGGGTGCCCTCACCGTCATCCTCTGCGTCGTGAAGTGGACCGAGTTCGCGCCCGGCGTGAGCCCGTTCGTCAAGGCCTTCGCGATGATCGGCATCCCGGCCGGCGCGGGCATCGTCAACTTCGTCGTCCTCACCGCGGCCCTGTCCTCGTGCAACTCCGGCATGTACTCCACGGGCCGCATGCTGCGCACGCTCGCGGACAACGGCGAGGCCCCGAGGGTCTTCAGCAAGCTCTCCGCCTCGAAGACGCCCGCCTTCGGCATCACGATCTCGGTCCTCTTCATGGGCATCGGCGTGATCCTCAACTACGTCGTCCCGGAGAAGGCCTTCGGCTACGTCACCTCGGTGGCCACCGCGGCCGGCATCTGGACCTGGCTGATGATCCTGGTCAGCCACGTCCTGTACCGCCGCGCGGTCGACGCGGGCCGACTGCCCGCGTCCTCCTTCCCGGCACCGGGCGGCGCGAAGTGCAGCTGGGTCGCGATCGTGTTCCTGCTCTTCGTGACCGGCCTGATCGCGTACGACGCCGACTCCCGGGTCTGCCTCTACGTGATGGCCGTCTGGGCCGCCGCGCTGGCCATCGGCTGGTACGTCCTCAAGGCCCGCAACCCGCAGGTCGCCGAGCGCCACGAGCCGAAGTTCGAGAAGGTCGGCTGA
- a CDS encoding nicotinate phosphoribosyltransferase: MNPADLGLPVDVPSTALFTDQYELTMLQAALAAGTAERRSVFEVFTRRLPEGRRYGVVAGTGRVLDAVENFRFDAALLGFLRERRIVDEPTLEWLASYRFRGDIWGYPEGEVYFPGSPLLRVEGSFAECVLLETVILSILNHDSAIAAAASRMSSAAGARPLIEMGARRTHELAAVAAARAAYVGGFATTSDLAAGFRYGIPTVGTSAHAFTLLHDTERDAFRAQVDSLGRGTTLLVDTYDVAEAVRMAVEIAGPELGAVRIDSGDLLLVAHRVRQQLDDLGATETKIVVTSDLDEYAIASLAAAPVDAYGVGTQLVTGSGHPTCSMVYKLVARAHSADPAAPLEPVAKKSTGGKTSIGGRKWAARRLDEHGVAEAEVIGTGPVPAGLEGRQLLVELIKGGQVVARESLDVVRDRHAAARAGLPLSANQLSRGEPVIPTEYV, from the coding sequence GTGAACCCAGCGGACCTTGGGCTGCCGGTGGATGTTCCGTCGACGGCACTCTTCACCGACCAGTACGAACTGACGATGCTCCAGGCCGCACTGGCCGCCGGGACCGCCGAACGGCGCTCGGTCTTCGAGGTCTTCACCCGACGGCTGCCCGAGGGGCGGCGGTACGGCGTCGTGGCCGGGACCGGGCGCGTCCTGGACGCGGTCGAGAACTTCCGCTTCGACGCCGCCCTCCTCGGCTTCCTGCGCGAGCGGCGGATCGTGGACGAGCCGACCCTGGAGTGGCTCGCCTCGTACCGCTTCCGGGGGGACATCTGGGGCTACCCCGAGGGCGAGGTCTACTTCCCGGGCTCGCCCCTGCTGCGGGTCGAGGGCTCGTTCGCGGAGTGCGTGCTCCTGGAGACCGTGATCCTGTCCATCCTCAACCACGACTCGGCCATCGCGGCCGCCGCCTCCCGCATGTCCTCCGCCGCCGGTGCGCGCCCGCTGATCGAGATGGGCGCCCGGCGCACCCACGAGCTGGCCGCCGTCGCCGCCGCGCGGGCCGCGTACGTCGGCGGCTTCGCGACCACGTCCGACCTGGCCGCGGGCTTCCGGTACGGGATTCCGACGGTCGGTACCAGCGCGCACGCGTTCACGTTGCTGCACGACACCGAGCGGGACGCCTTCCGGGCCCAGGTGGACTCGCTGGGCCGGGGCACGACGCTGCTCGTGGACACGTACGACGTCGCCGAGGCCGTACGCATGGCCGTCGAGATCGCCGGGCCCGAGCTCGGTGCCGTGCGCATCGACTCCGGGGACCTGCTGCTCGTCGCGCACCGGGTGCGGCAGCAGCTGGACGACCTGGGCGCGACCGAAACGAAGATCGTGGTGACCTCGGACCTGGACGAGTACGCGATCGCCTCGCTGGCCGCGGCGCCCGTGGACGCGTACGGCGTCGGCACCCAGCTGGTGACGGGATCCGGCCATCCGACATGTTCGATGGTCTACAAACTGGTGGCCCGCGCCCACTCGGCGGACCCGGCGGCTCCGCTGGAGCCGGTGGCGAAGAAGTCGACCGGCGGGAAGACCTCCATCGGCGGGCGGAAGTGGGCAGCGCGCCGGCTCGACGAGCACGGGGTGGCCGAGGCCGAGGTGATCGGGACGGGGCCCGTGCCGGCCGGTCTGGAGGGCCGTCAGCTGCTCGTGGAGCTGATAAAGGGCGGCCAGGTCGTCGCCCGCGAGTCCCTCGACGTCGTACGGGACCGGCACGCGGCCGCCCGTGCCGGTCTGCCGTTGTCGGCGAACCAGCTGTCGCGCGGGGAGCCGGTGATCCCGACGGAGTACGTGTGA
- a CDS encoding MoaD/ThiS family protein, whose product MAIEVRIPTILRTYTDGAKAVDGTGETLAELFTDLDTRHAGIRARIVDEEKGGELRRFVNVYLNDEDVRFLDGISTKLTDGDNVTILPAVAGGMV is encoded by the coding sequence ATGGCCATCGAGGTCCGCATCCCCACCATCCTCCGCACCTACACCGACGGTGCGAAGGCCGTAGACGGCACCGGTGAGACCCTCGCCGAGCTGTTCACCGACCTCGACACCCGCCACGCGGGCATCAGGGCCCGCATCGTCGACGAGGAGAAGGGCGGCGAGCTGCGCCGCTTCGTCAACGTCTACCTGAACGACGAGGACGTCCGCTTCCTGGACGGCATCAGCACCAAGCTCACCGACGGCGACAACGTGACGATCCTGCCGGCCGTGGCCGGCGGCATGGTCTGA